One window from the genome of Bdellovibrio sp. NC01 encodes:
- a CDS encoding succinate dehydrogenase cytochrome b subunit has translation MSGFLGSTVGKKYLMGITGLIWAGFVLAHMAGNLLIFVSHDAYNSYGHALTSGNIIYVAEAVLVLALIVHVYTAISLTIANRSAKDQRYAVTASGKKKTSLASRTMAVQGSLILVFIILHLITFKYGTHYTTNVHGVEMRDLARLMVEVFQQPGYVVWYFIALILLGFHLKHGVNSSFQSLGLMEGTYRNTWKKLSIAYAVVVIAGFLSQPAYCFLAAQ, from the coding sequence ATGTCTGGATTTCTCGGTTCTACCGTCGGGAAAAAATACTTAATGGGAATCACTGGTCTTATTTGGGCGGGCTTCGTTCTTGCTCACATGGCTGGTAATCTTCTAATTTTCGTAAGCCACGACGCTTACAACTCTTACGGTCACGCACTTACAAGCGGCAACATCATTTACGTTGCTGAAGCTGTTCTGGTGCTTGCTTTGATCGTTCACGTTTACACTGCGATCTCTTTGACGATTGCAAATCGTAGCGCGAAAGACCAACGTTATGCCGTGACTGCAAGCGGAAAGAAGAAAACTTCTCTCGCTTCGCGCACGATGGCTGTGCAAGGTTCTTTGATTCTTGTGTTCATCATTCTGCACTTGATCACGTTCAAATACGGAACTCACTACACGACAAATGTTCATGGCGTTGAAATGCGTGACCTTGCACGTTTGATGGTCGAAGTGTTCCAACAACCTGGCTATGTGGTTTGGTACTTCATCGCGTTGATCCTTCTTGGTTTCCACTTGAAACATGGTGTGAACTCTTCATTCCAATCTCTAGGTTTGATGGAAGGCACTTATCGCAATACTTGGAAAAAATTGAGCATCGCGTACGCAGTTGTCGTGATTGCTGGTTTCCTTTCTCAACCTGCTTACTGCTTTTTGGCAGCTCAATAA
- a CDS encoding peptidyl-prolyl cis-trans isomerase — protein sequence MKFLKGPAMTGLFILMTVGLAGCPSNYQRLSKKPVEQVNDHVLTTKEFANQLARKLRNFDALAAKDPNNIHRIKEEILRDFLVKSLTLDWARSQSIVVSENSLDKEVDKLRASYPDDLSFRRALAQENLSFSEWREELRYVMIEREVFKKINEKVKAPSEDEIKRYYEDRKDQYKRKERIYIRQVVVDNEAKADAIKLDLKTKDFAEVAKKFSITPESKNGGVVGWIEKGTVDYFDPLFSAGSGVQTVKSPFGVHLIKVEKKAPASTTPLEEVKPQIIRALKAQREQAEYVAWLDAQLRSSKVLKDYDLMNSISVDTRGTND from the coding sequence ATGAAATTTCTTAAAGGCCCCGCTATGACGGGGCTTTTTATTTTGATGACAGTGGGATTGGCGGGATGTCCGTCGAATTATCAACGTCTTTCGAAGAAACCAGTCGAGCAGGTGAACGATCACGTGCTGACAACGAAAGAGTTCGCCAATCAATTGGCCCGCAAGCTTCGTAACTTCGATGCTCTTGCCGCAAAAGATCCAAATAATATTCATCGAATCAAAGAAGAAATTTTACGCGATTTCTTAGTGAAAAGTCTGACGCTAGATTGGGCTCGCTCACAAAGCATCGTGGTTTCAGAAAACTCTCTGGATAAAGAAGTGGATAAGTTGCGAGCAAGTTATCCAGACGATCTTTCTTTCCGCAGAGCTCTTGCCCAAGAAAATCTTTCCTTTTCAGAATGGCGCGAAGAACTTCGTTACGTGATGATCGAACGCGAAGTTTTTAAAAAAATTAACGAAAAAGTAAAAGCGCCTTCAGAAGACGAAATCAAACGCTATTACGAAGATCGTAAAGACCAATACAAACGCAAAGAGCGCATCTATATCCGCCAAGTTGTGGTTGATAACGAAGCGAAAGCCGATGCGATTAAATTAGATCTTAAGACCAAAGATTTTGCGGAAGTGGCAAAGAAATTCTCAATCACTCCAGAAAGCAAAAACGGCGGTGTCGTTGGCTGGATTGAAAAGGGGACCGTAGATTACTTCGATCCACTTTTCAGCGCAGGATCGGGCGTTCAGACGGTTAAAAGCCCCTTTGGCGTGCATTTGATCAAAGTTGAAAAGAAAGCTCCGGCTTCAACAACTCCTTTGGAAGAAGTAAAACCGCAGATTATTCGTGCCCTAAAAGCGCAACGCGAGCAGGCAGAATATGTCGCATGGCTTGATGCACAGCTCAGAAGTAGTAAAGTCCTCAAAGACTATGATTTGATGAATTCTATCTCTGTCGATACACGAGGCACGAATGATTAG
- a CDS encoding peptidylprolyl isomerase gives MKLVICILMLISATAFAQKSTEVVAQVGTKTITLEDFNKKYNEIRSQTINPPSKQLFLEDLIRYEVGVQEARKRGLEKDPIVQDQYNQVLYKALLEKDIGQRVQKIQVSDKEMEAWYKNNPELRTSHILIEYKPGATPAQVEEARKRANEIFEEVKKSKRPFEELVKLYSDDALSKQVGGDIGWQSRVTLVPNYYDAIQNMKVGEIKGLIETQFGFHIVKLTGRRSFENANKRQIRAAVFDEKRKQIFNEYFDKLKKTYSIKENKGALK, from the coding sequence ATGAAACTTGTTATCTGCATCTTGATGCTCATCTCGGCGACCGCATTTGCACAGAAATCCACTGAAGTGGTAGCGCAAGTGGGCACTAAAACAATCACACTTGAGGACTTCAATAAAAAGTACAATGAAATCCGTTCTCAAACGATCAACCCACCTTCAAAGCAACTTTTTCTTGAAGACCTGATCCGTTACGAAGTCGGCGTACAAGAAGCTCGCAAACGTGGTCTTGAAAAAGATCCAATCGTTCAAGATCAATACAACCAAGTTCTTTACAAAGCATTGCTTGAAAAAGACATCGGTCAACGCGTTCAAAAAATTCAAGTTTCTGATAAAGAGATGGAAGCTTGGTATAAAAACAATCCAGAACTTCGCACAAGCCACATCTTGATCGAATACAAACCAGGTGCAACACCTGCGCAAGTTGAAGAAGCAAGAAAACGTGCTAACGAAATCTTCGAAGAAGTTAAAAAGAGCAAACGTCCATTCGAAGAACTGGTTAAATTGTACTCTGACGATGCGTTGTCAAAACAAGTTGGTGGCGATATCGGTTGGCAATCTCGTGTAACATTGGTACCGAACTACTACGATGCTATCCAAAACATGAAAGTCGGTGAAATCAAGGGCCTCATCGAAACTCAATTTGGTTTCCACATCGTAAAATTAACGGGCCGTAGAAGCTTTGAAAACGCGAATAAACGCCAAATCAGAGCCGCTGTTTTCGATGAAAAAAGAAAACAGATCTTTAATGAGTACTTCGATAAGTTGAAAAAGACTTACTCAATTAAAGAAAACAAAGGTGCTCTTAAATAA
- a CDS encoding cupin domain-containing protein, with the protein MKKHPHIVNINDLESVTSSHGQKFESKRKRLSAAAGGKELGCSIYEIPPGKQAFPHHAHLGNEESFYIVSGRGECRIGDEKFEVSAGSYVACPAGEENAHSLKNIGAEPLVYLGISTSNETDIMLYPDSKKIAIAGGANMQQGLKTAKYYKVIKDQPSVEYYLDEE; encoded by the coding sequence ATGAAAAAGCATCCTCACATCGTTAACATTAACGATCTTGAATCTGTCACAAGTTCTCATGGCCAAAAATTCGAAAGCAAACGCAAGCGTTTGTCGGCAGCTGCTGGTGGAAAAGAATTGGGCTGTAGCATTTATGAAATCCCTCCCGGCAAACAAGCATTTCCTCATCATGCGCATCTTGGAAACGAAGAATCCTTTTACATTGTTTCTGGTCGTGGCGAATGCCGCATTGGCGATGAAAAGTTTGAAGTCAGCGCTGGTAGTTACGTTGCCTGCCCTGCTGGAGAAGAAAACGCGCACTCTTTGAAGAACATTGGCGCTGAGCCGCTCGTTTATCTTGGTATCTCGACGTCTAACGAAACTGATATCATGCTGTATCCTGATTCAAAAAAGATTGCGATCGCTGGTGGCGCAAATATGCAGCAAGGTTTGAAAACCGCTAAATATTATAAAGTGATTAAAGATCAACCTAGCGTTGAATATTATCTGGATGAAGAATAA
- a CDS encoding electron transfer flavoprotein subunit alpha/FixB family protein → MGKVLVFTEQANGKLKRSSMELLQAAAKSGNTVVAVSFGSHAGDVTTAIGNNGANEVHVVKDAGLDAYNPESYAANLVGIINKVQPSIILASASSTGKDLFPRVAARLNTGVASDCVQLTISGDNVTAVKPMYSGKAFATVNFENSPIKIVLMRANQLPVEAADTSKTATVTEHAAATVDLKTLIKEIVKGTSEKLDLTEANVIVSGGRGLKEAANFKILNDLADVLGATVGASRAVVDAGWVGHGMQVGQTGKTVAPSLYIAVGISGAIQHLAGMSGSKVIVAINNDANAPIFQKATYGIVGDALEIVPKLTEEFKKALHH, encoded by the coding sequence ATGGGTAAAGTCTTAGTTTTTACTGAACAAGCTAATGGTAAACTTAAACGCAGCTCTATGGAACTTCTGCAAGCTGCTGCAAAATCTGGTAACACAGTGGTTGCAGTATCTTTCGGTTCTCATGCAGGTGATGTAACAACTGCAATCGGCAACAACGGCGCGAACGAAGTTCACGTAGTTAAAGATGCTGGTTTGGATGCTTACAATCCTGAATCATACGCTGCAAACCTTGTTGGTATTATCAACAAAGTTCAGCCTTCAATCATTCTTGCTTCTGCATCTTCAACTGGGAAAGACTTGTTCCCACGTGTTGCAGCTCGCTTGAACACAGGCGTTGCTTCTGATTGCGTTCAACTGACAATCTCTGGCGACAACGTGACTGCTGTAAAACCAATGTATTCTGGCAAAGCATTTGCGACTGTAAATTTTGAAAACAGCCCAATCAAAATCGTTTTGATGCGCGCAAATCAACTTCCAGTTGAAGCTGCTGACACATCAAAAACGGCAACAGTAACAGAACACGCTGCTGCGACTGTGGATTTGAAAACTTTGATCAAAGAAATCGTTAAAGGCACTTCAGAAAAACTAGATTTGACTGAAGCAAACGTTATCGTTTCTGGTGGTCGTGGTTTGAAAGAAGCTGCAAACTTCAAAATTTTGAACGACTTGGCTGACGTTCTTGGCGCAACTGTAGGTGCTTCACGTGCCGTTGTTGACGCTGGTTGGGTAGGTCACGGTATGCAAGTTGGTCAAACTGGTAAAACAGTAGCGCCTTCGTTGTACATCGCAGTTGGTATCTCTGGCGCGATTCAACATTTGGCAGGTATGAGTGGTTCTAAAGTTATCGTTGCAATCAACAACGATGCGAACGCTCCAATCTTCCAAAAAGCAACTTACGGTATCGTAGGTGACGCTTTGGAAATCGTTCCAAAACTGACTGAAGAGTTCAAAAAGGCTCTTCACCACTAA
- a CDS encoding electron transfer flavoprotein subunit beta/FixA family protein, producing MKIFVCIKQVPDTETKIKISPDQTGIDTAGIKWVMNPYDEYAVEEAIKLRDANAGSQVWVLSVGPKARVVESLRTALAMGSDEAIVINGEGLDNFATAKALAEVIKAEGGAKVIFTGKLAIDDNASSVSQMMAEFLNVPHTTVVSKFAFTPENVTVERDIEGGAKEVVQMMTPAVVAANKGLNMPRYASLPGIMKAKKKTIKEIEFASLNIPATDIKVKYSGMTLPAEKPAVKMLSGDSSAQASELVKLLRDEAKVL from the coding sequence ATGAAGATTTTTGTGTGCATCAAGCAGGTGCCTGACACCGAAACAAAGATTAAGATCTCTCCCGACCAAACTGGTATCGACACGGCGGGTATTAAATGGGTTATGAACCCTTATGATGAATATGCAGTTGAAGAAGCGATCAAACTTCGCGACGCCAACGCAGGTTCTCAAGTTTGGGTTTTGAGCGTAGGACCAAAGGCTCGTGTTGTTGAATCTCTTCGTACAGCTTTGGCAATGGGTTCAGATGAAGCAATCGTTATCAACGGCGAAGGCTTGGACAATTTCGCAACGGCAAAAGCACTTGCTGAGGTTATCAAAGCAGAAGGTGGCGCAAAAGTAATCTTCACTGGAAAACTTGCGATCGATGACAACGCATCTTCAGTAAGCCAAATGATGGCTGAATTCTTGAACGTGCCTCACACAACTGTTGTATCTAAGTTCGCTTTCACACCAGAAAACGTAACTGTAGAACGCGACATCGAAGGTGGCGCGAAAGAAGTTGTGCAAATGATGACTCCAGCGGTAGTGGCGGCGAACAAAGGTTTGAATATGCCTCGTTACGCTTCTCTTCCTGGTATCATGAAAGCAAAAAAGAAAACGATCAAAGAGATCGAATTCGCTTCATTGAATATTCCTGCAACTGACATCAAAGTAAAATACTCTGGCATGACTTTGCCGGCAGAAAAACCAGCAGTAAAAATGCTTTCTGGCGATTCATCTGCACAAGCTTCAGAGTTGGTTAAACTTCTTCGCGACGAAGCGAAAGTTCTGTAA
- a CDS encoding 4-hydroxythreonine-4-phosphate dehydrogenase PdxA, which produces MSNLKVVLTTGDSDGIGFEVTAKALHKIGPQKGVQFFLWRCEDASKKYLKLIDEKFTRITVDDFSEALKVEGPYLVDIASDLSPAEWVEITAKACYQKKVDAMATAPLTKTSIQESGFKDLGHTDILKRISKTKNVHMGFIGEHFNVVLATGHLPINKVPKHLSFSVVAEALLHADQLRRKLAPAIAKKPIAVLGLNPHAGEEGLIGQEELLIFPNLKSFAQEHEIPVEGPLVPDAAFFPVNWKKYSVYVSLYHDQGLIPFKMIHGQDSGVHVTLGIPFVRTSVDHGTAKDIFGKNKANPSSMIDAIRWAIKLARQH; this is translated from the coding sequence ATGAGTAATCTGAAAGTTGTTCTTACAACTGGTGATTCAGACGGTATTGGCTTTGAAGTAACAGCCAAAGCCTTACACAAAATCGGCCCACAAAAAGGCGTTCAGTTCTTTTTGTGGCGCTGTGAAGATGCCTCTAAAAAATATTTAAAACTTATCGATGAAAAATTCACGCGTATCACCGTGGATGATTTTTCTGAGGCTTTAAAAGTCGAAGGTCCTTATCTTGTCGACATCGCTTCTGATCTTTCGCCGGCAGAGTGGGTGGAAATCACCGCCAAAGCCTGCTATCAGAAAAAAGTCGATGCGATGGCCACTGCGCCCTTAACTAAAACTTCGATTCAGGAATCTGGTTTTAAAGATCTTGGGCATACAGATATTTTAAAGCGCATTTCAAAAACTAAAAACGTGCACATGGGATTTATTGGCGAGCATTTCAACGTCGTGTTGGCGACCGGACATTTGCCTATTAATAAAGTTCCAAAACACTTAAGTTTTTCAGTTGTGGCAGAAGCTTTACTACACGCCGATCAACTGCGCCGAAAACTTGCTCCGGCGATCGCCAAGAAGCCTATCGCAGTATTGGGATTAAACCCTCACGCCGGCGAAGAAGGTTTAATCGGTCAGGAAGAGCTTTTGATTTTTCCAAATTTGAAATCTTTTGCACAGGAACACGAAATTCCTGTCGAAGGTCCCTTGGTTCCCGACGCGGCTTTCTTTCCCGTTAATTGGAAGAAATATTCCGTGTATGTAAGCCTTTATCATGATCAGGGTTTAATCCCTTTTAAAATGATTCACGGCCAGGATAGTGGCGTGCACGTAACACTCGGCATTCCCTTCGTCCGCACCAGCGTCGATCACGGCACTGCGAAGGATATTTTTGGTAAAAACAAAGCCAATCCAAGCTCGATGATTGATGCCATTCGCTGGGCTATAAAATTAGCTCGACAGCACTAG
- a CDS encoding lysophospholipid acyltransferase family protein gives MKQSLKDKKPVVLAHWHGDELALVSIVKRYSIATIASQSKDGELMATVLKLMGAKTSRGSSTRGGVQALKGLLRLLKDGGNCSFAVDGPKGPLHKVKPGVFELSRMIHGPIYAVGVYCNSALYFPKSWNKTFLPKPFARVIIYWVGPMEEIKKDVDPRNPDLALELETLLHHARAQALNFIADNKG, from the coding sequence TTGAAACAATCCTTAAAAGATAAAAAACCTGTCGTGCTCGCGCACTGGCATGGTGATGAACTGGCTTTGGTTAGCATCGTAAAGCGCTACAGTATCGCAACGATCGCATCGCAATCAAAAGACGGCGAATTGATGGCCACAGTTCTAAAATTAATGGGCGCAAAAACGTCGCGCGGGTCTTCAACTCGTGGTGGAGTTCAAGCCCTCAAAGGTTTGTTGCGTTTACTAAAAGACGGGGGAAATTGCAGCTTTGCGGTAGATGGCCCTAAAGGTCCGTTACACAAAGTGAAGCCGGGAGTGTTCGAACTTTCGCGCATGATTCACGGTCCGATTTATGCGGTCGGAGTGTACTGTAACAGCGCACTTTATTTCCCTAAATCATGGAATAAAACTTTTCTGCCAAAACCATTCGCTCGTGTGATCATTTATTGGGTCGGACCGATGGAAGAGATCAAAAAAGATGTCGATCCAAGAAACCCAGACCTTGCTCTAGAGTTAGAGACTCTTTTGCACCATGCAAGGGCACAAGCTCTTAATTTCATTGCCGATAATAAGGGCTAG
- a CDS encoding peptidylprolyl isomerase has product MISILFALLISGPAHAEVVEKTLAVVNSEIVLESDLKLLQKRISKPGMVDDALLMDKSIDSLKNDRKAQLDYLINEKIIESEIKRLNLSVTNDRVESEFKDMAKRNNVSEAELENILKGQGISASEYKVFLKEKIEKQSLMDTEIISKLRISDDDALNEYLKNNPNSRPSIDEFSVAHIFFSPKKGGSEAAYKRAEVVLGKLRNGESFEVLAEQFSEDPNFSSGGALGTFKSGEFLPEIESAISNLKVGETTGIIKSRLGYHIAKLTGKKLTTDPKFEKAKERIKAQLLEVSFKRQLKFWLQNKRDESFVRINE; this is encoded by the coding sequence ATGATTAGTATTTTATTTGCACTATTGATCTCAGGACCGGCACACGCTGAAGTGGTTGAAAAAACTTTGGCCGTGGTGAATTCAGAAATCGTCTTGGAGTCTGATCTGAAGCTTTTGCAAAAACGTATTTCTAAACCAGGCATGGTCGACGATGCGTTGTTAATGGATAAATCAATCGACAGCTTAAAGAATGATCGCAAAGCGCAACTTGATTATTTGATTAATGAAAAAATCATCGAATCAGAAATCAAACGTTTGAACTTGTCGGTGACAAACGATCGTGTTGAATCTGAATTTAAAGACATGGCTAAAAGAAACAATGTCAGCGAAGCTGAGTTGGAAAATATTCTTAAAGGCCAAGGCATTTCTGCTTCTGAGTATAAAGTTTTCTTGAAAGAAAAAATCGAAAAGCAATCTTTGATGGATACAGAGATCATTTCAAAACTTCGTATTTCTGATGACGATGCTTTGAATGAATACCTAAAAAACAATCCAAACAGCCGTCCATCGATCGATGAATTCTCGGTTGCCCACATCTTCTTTAGCCCGAAAAAAGGTGGCTCTGAAGCCGCTTACAAACGCGCCGAAGTTGTACTGGGCAAACTTCGTAACGGCGAAAGCTTCGAAGTTTTGGCAGAGCAATTCAGTGAAGATCCAAATTTTTCTTCTGGTGGCGCACTTGGTACTTTCAAGTCGGGTGAGTTTTTGCCAGAGATCGAAAGCGCGATTTCAAATTTAAAAGTTGGCGAAACAACGGGAATCATCAAGTCCCGTCTTGGTTACCACATCGCCAAATTGACTGGTAAAAAATTGACGACGGATCCTAAGTTTGAAAAAGCTAAGGAAAGAATCAAAGCGCAACTTCTGGAAGTCAGCTTTAAACGTCAGTTGAAATTCTGGTTACAAAACAAACGTGACGAGTCTTTCGTTAGAATCAATGAGTAA
- a CDS encoding phosphomannomutase/phosphoglucomutase, translating into MYQPVIFREYDIRGVYNGQFDDHFAYLLARAYVVYMKQNKNITNPTVTIGHDARVSSPAIVKNLAKGFMESGAKVIHLGLVTTPVCYFSTFEMKGVDGAVQVTGSHNPPEFNGFKISVGKSTIFGAEIQKLREIIEKGEYISGQGSEEHFDIKPMYYERYKKEFGNLGNVKVVLDCGNGAGGSVVRGLYEACGMKPTIMFEEPDGRFPNHHPDPTVEENLVDLAAQVKKEGAVCGIGFDGDADRIGVVDHTGKMIYGDELMTIISRAILAEQKGAKIIGDVKCSDRMYHDIAKHGGQPIMWKTGHSLVKEKIKVEKAPFGGEMSGHVFFADRNYGYDDAPYAGLRLVEILAKSGKNIQQLLEGLPPAFNTPEIRIDTTEEKKVLIVEKMKEAFKGGPGADYKVDLTDGIRLSFADGWALCRSSNTQPVLVVRYEASTAAGMKAIQDRVEAVVNKYL; encoded by the coding sequence ATGTATCAACCGGTGATTTTCAGAGAATACGACATTCGCGGTGTTTACAATGGTCAGTTCGATGACCACTTCGCTTATCTATTGGCTCGCGCTTATGTTGTCTACATGAAGCAAAATAAAAATATCACAAACCCAACGGTCACTATCGGTCACGATGCTCGTGTCAGCAGCCCTGCGATCGTAAAAAACTTGGCAAAAGGTTTCATGGAATCTGGCGCAAAAGTTATTCACTTGGGACTTGTGACAACTCCAGTTTGTTATTTCTCTACATTTGAAATGAAAGGTGTTGATGGCGCGGTTCAAGTAACTGGTTCACACAATCCGCCTGAATTCAACGGTTTCAAAATCTCTGTTGGTAAATCAACGATCTTCGGTGCGGAAATTCAAAAACTTCGCGAGATCATCGAAAAAGGTGAATACATCAGCGGTCAAGGTTCTGAAGAACACTTCGACATCAAACCGATGTACTACGAACGCTACAAAAAAGAATTCGGCAACTTGGGCAACGTCAAAGTTGTTCTTGATTGCGGTAACGGTGCCGGTGGTTCTGTTGTGCGCGGTCTTTACGAAGCGTGCGGCATGAAACCAACAATCATGTTTGAAGAACCAGATGGACGTTTCCCAAATCACCATCCAGATCCAACTGTAGAAGAAAACTTGGTAGACCTTGCGGCACAAGTTAAAAAAGAAGGTGCGGTTTGCGGCATTGGTTTTGACGGTGATGCGGATCGTATCGGCGTTGTCGATCACACTGGTAAAATGATTTACGGTGACGAGTTGATGACAATCATCTCGCGCGCAATTTTGGCTGAACAAAAAGGTGCGAAAATCATCGGCGACGTAAAATGTTCTGATCGTATGTATCACGACATCGCAAAACACGGTGGCCAACCGATCATGTGGAAAACGGGTCACTCGCTTGTAAAAGAAAAAATCAAAGTTGAAAAAGCACCGTTCGGTGGTGAAATGTCAGGTCACGTATTCTTCGCAGATCGCAACTACGGTTACGACGATGCTCCTTACGCAGGTTTGCGTTTGGTAGAGATCTTGGCGAAGTCAGGTAAAAACATTCAACAACTTCTTGAAGGTTTGCCACCGGCATTCAACACACCAGAAATTCGCATCGACACAACTGAAGAGAAAAAAGTTTTGATCGTTGAGAAAATGAAAGAAGCCTTCAAAGGCGGCCCAGGCGCAGACTACAAAGTAGATCTGACTGACGGTATCCGCTTAAGTTTCGCAGACGGCTGGGCGTTGTGCCGCTCTTCTAACACACAACCGGTATTGGTTGTGCGCTATGAAGCTTCAACAGCAGCAGGCATGAAAGCGATCCAAGATCGCGTAGAAGCCGTTGTGAATAAATATCTTTAA
- a CDS encoding MerR family transcriptional regulator yields MKNWLTIGQFSKAMGVSAKALRLYESIGLIKSHARGENGYRYYEESQLEIAHRIKGFKDLGFTLAEIKALLEADESLDSDKLATSMQVRLKEISEQAELLKSQKEQIERILSSLQKKQEPLHAEQRRAIMSYYGKVSILITGCDGLEKTAHFVHEHFKSAGQDVPIFTWSAGMELPDAKPYILILPEKFLTHEDVLKINADVIVIKSVSVHSEEMEKAYLRLFAEVGPHVTTVINADDRASVSFAGQEAVRKGRIFYFTKNRALEPQIQHIGGVISDGEELEIYGFNLKSKVEMKYKKILAFEEEIALLSSFAAVMSVGLEKENLAGTLALIK; encoded by the coding sequence ATGAAGAACTGGCTGACAATTGGACAATTCTCGAAAGCAATGGGTGTATCGGCGAAAGCACTTCGCCTTTATGAAAGCATCGGACTGATCAAGTCTCATGCGCGCGGTGAAAATGGTTACCGCTATTACGAAGAATCTCAATTAGAAATAGCTCATCGAATTAAAGGCTTCAAAGATCTTGGTTTCACATTGGCCGAAATCAAGGCGTTGCTTGAGGCCGATGAGTCTTTAGATTCCGACAAGCTTGCGACTTCAATGCAAGTACGCTTGAAAGAGATTTCAGAGCAAGCAGAGCTTCTTAAATCCCAGAAAGAACAGATCGAACGCATCCTTTCCTCTTTGCAGAAGAAACAAGAGCCGCTTCATGCGGAACAAAGGAGAGCGATCATGAGTTACTATGGTAAAGTTTCGATTCTGATTACGGGTTGTGATGGACTAGAAAAAACCGCGCACTTCGTGCACGAGCATTTTAAAAGTGCTGGCCAAGATGTACCGATCTTCACTTGGTCTGCGGGTATGGAATTGCCAGACGCGAAACCTTATATTCTGATTCTTCCGGAAAAATTTCTAACACATGAAGATGTTCTTAAAATCAATGCAGATGTCATTGTTATTAAAAGTGTCAGTGTTCATTCCGAAGAAATGGAAAAAGCATACTTACGCTTATTTGCGGAAGTAGGTCCGCACGTCACGACTGTAATTAATGCTGATGATCGCGCTTCGGTTTCATTCGCGGGACAAGAAGCTGTTCGCAAAGGTCGAATTTTCTACTTCACAAAAAATCGTGCGCTGGAGCCACAGATTCAACACATCGGTGGTGTGATCAGTGATGGCGAAGAATTGGAAATTTACGGCTTCAATTTAAAATCAAAAGTTGAAATGAAGTACAAAAAGATATTGGCTTTCGAAGAAGAGATCGCGCTTTTATCTTCATTTGCGGCGGTGATGTCAGTGGGACTTGAAAAAGAAAATCTTGCTGGAACCTTGGCGTTGATTAAATAA